One genomic segment of bacterium includes these proteins:
- a CDS encoding ABC transporter permease: MTSPGVSVPCELAAEVPVVLQLTNSLGRRVLAFFSFFGETFILLLHTIGGLHRPAERRQAVYQMAQVGIDSLPIVAITTMFSGMVLAYHTAQQADRLGVGNLVGWLVAESMCRELGPVLTAIVVAARAGSGMTAELGTMKVTEQISALRALATDPVHYLVRPRFLATIVMLPLLAIIGDFVGVTGGYFIAAGTGKINEVAYWANIPGNLRPWTVAGGITKTVFFAAIIAIVSCHQGLSCRMASEDVGRAVTRAVVYCIMLIYAANLLLTAIVYPG; encoded by the coding sequence GTGACGTCTCCAGGCGTCAGCGTCCCGTGCGAACTCGCAGCCGAGGTGCCGGTGGTGCTGCAGCTAACCAATTCGCTGGGCCGCCGCGTTCTGGCGTTTTTCAGCTTCTTCGGCGAGACCTTCATTCTACTACTTCACACCATCGGCGGCCTCCACCGCCCCGCTGAACGACGCCAGGCCGTGTACCAGATGGCGCAGGTCGGGATCGATTCGCTCCCCATCGTGGCCATCACGACCATGTTCTCGGGGATGGTCCTGGCCTACCACACCGCACAGCAGGCCGACCGCCTGGGGGTGGGGAACCTGGTGGGGTGGCTGGTGGCTGAGAGCATGTGCCGCGAGTTGGGGCCTGTGCTGACGGCCATCGTGGTGGCGGCCCGCGCCGGTTCGGGCATGACTGCCGAGCTGGGCACGATGAAGGTGACGGAGCAGATCAGCGCCCTGCGGGCGTTGGCCACGGACCCGGTTCATTACCTGGTCCGACCGCGCTTCTTGGCAACCATTGTCATGCTGCCGCTGCTGGCGATCATCGGCGATTTCGTGGGCGTCACCGGCGGCTACTTCATCGCGGCGGGCACGGGCAAGATCAACGAAGTGGCGTACTGGGCGAACATCCCGGGGAATCTGCGGCCGTGGACCGTCGCGGGGGGGATCACCAAGACGGTGTTCTTCGCTGCCATCATCGCCATTGTGAGCTGTCACCAGGGGCTGAGTTGCCGGATGGCCTCGGAGGATGTCGGGCGCGCGGTGACCCGCGCGGTCGTCTACTGCATCATGCTGATCTATGCCGCGAACCTGCTCCTGACGGCCATTGTTTACCCGGGGTAG